The following are from one region of the Mauremys reevesii isolate NIE-2019 linkage group 2, ASM1616193v1, whole genome shotgun sequence genome:
- the LOC120397311 gene encoding LOW QUALITY PROTEIN: NADH dehydrogenase [ubiquinone] 1 beta subcomplex subunit 8, mitochondrial-like (The sequence of the model RefSeq protein was modified relative to this genomic sequence to represent the inferred CDS: inserted 1 base in 1 codon), with protein sequence MMPGPYPKTPEEGAAAAKKYNMRVEDYEPHPDDGIGYGDYPKLSDQSHHERDPWYQWDYPXLRQNRGQPMHWHFDMFLRTHVDTSPTVVHWHTMGNHFFLFIGFMLFMFWLGEMCPSYMPVGLKQYPYNNLYLEQGSDPSKEPPEVKNYEI encoded by the exons ATGATGCCTGGACCTTACCCTAAGACCCCAGAGGAAGGGGCAGCTGCTGCTAAGAAATACAACATGAGGGTGGAGGACTATGAGCCACATCCGGATGATGGCATAGGGTATGGTGATTATCCCAAACTTTCTGACCAATCTCATCACGAAAGAGACCCCTGGTATCAGTGGGACTACC GTCTGAGACAAAACCGGGGACAGCCAATGCATTGGCACTTCGACATGTTTCTCCGGACCCATGTTGACACATCCCCCACTGTGGTACACTGGCACACTATGGGCAATCACTTCTTCCTCTTTATTGGCTTCATGCTGTTTATGTTCTGGCTTGGAGAAATGTGCCCATCCTACATGCCTGTGGGACTGAAGCAGTATCCTTACAATAACCTGTACCTGGAGCAAGGGAGCGATCCCAGCAAAGAGCCCCCAGAGGTGAAGAATTATGAAATCTGA